In the genome of Gloeotrichia echinulata CP02, one region contains:
- the secE gene encoding preprotein translocase subunit SecE — MAKKNAAEIPENTNGFSLNNFFQGTKEELDKVVWPSRQQLVSESAAVLLMVTLSASLIYLVDGLFAWAAKQVF, encoded by the coding sequence GTGGCCAAAAAAAATGCAGCGGAAATCCCAGAGAACACAAATGGGTTTAGCTTGAACAACTTCTTCCAGGGAACTAAAGAAGAACTTGATAAAGTTGTTTGGCCTAGTCGTCAGCAGCTGGTGAGTGAATCAGCAGCGGTGTTGTTAATGGTGACACTCTCCGCATCTTTGATATATTTGGTCGATGGATTGTTTGCTTGGGCAGCAAAACAGGTGTTCTGA
- the rplS gene encoding 50S ribosomal protein L19: MSAQEIIRAIEAEQLKSNLPDIYVGDTVKVGVKIKEGDKYRVQPYEGVVIAKRNGGINETITVRRVFQGVGVERVFLLHSPRIDNIKVLRRGKVRRAKLYYLRQRVGKATRIKQRFDRPL; this comes from the coding sequence ATGAGCGCTCAAGAAATCATCCGCGCAATTGAGGCGGAACAGCTAAAGTCGAATCTGCCCGACATCTATGTGGGCGATACAGTCAAAGTCGGTGTCAAAATCAAAGAAGGCGATAAATACCGCGTACAACCATACGAAGGCGTAGTGATTGCTAAACGTAATGGCGGCATTAACGAAACAATTACAGTGCGGCGGGTATTTCAAGGCGTCGGCGTCGAACGGGTGTTTTTATTGCATTCACCCCGCATTGACAACATCAAAGTATTGCGTCGTGGTAAGGTACGGCGTGCTAAACTTTATTATCTCCGTCAGCGCGTTGGTAAAGCGACTCGGATCAAACAACGGTTTGACCGTCCTTTATAA
- a CDS encoding efflux RND transporter permease subunit, translated as MTNSFSLSAISIRQHIGTLMLTLAVLVLGIFFIIRLPVDLLPSITYPRIGVRIQAPGVSPEVAVDEVTKPLEEAFAATEGVLQVFSQTREGQVSLDLYFQPGGNIDQALNDATAAFNRARGNLPDTIETPRLFKVDPSQLPVYELALTSPSLTGVDLRVFAEEELARELGVVPGVAGVAVSGGVKEEVRVNIDLDRLQALGVGLTDVLDDLRDRNQDISGGRILGQNSEPLTRTVGRFQNADEISNLSFTVPRPQSLVPSPRVYLRDFAQVIDGAEKQRVYVLLNGQEAVKVSIQKQPDANTVTVVDGVKKRIQELKKSGVFPDGTVLTPTLDESRFIRNSLADLTNAAISGALLAAAAVLLFLGSLRQAFIISLAIPLCTLAAIILMKQFNLSLNIFSLGGLALGIGQAIDTSVVILENMAVRAGMNFGKDAQTQLTPERMIATAISSSQEVESSLIASTAANLISVLPFLLIGGFISLLFNELILTISFAVAASLLVALTIVPMLASRLFAIKWSSRINRFWLLRQFNSSFAAATQGYARNLSWVVSHRLIVIAIAIILLGGASWWMAPQIPQEILPRINTGQANLIAQFPPGTPLETNQKVMKAVDDILRKQPDTEYIFSTVGGSLFGTNTNANPLRSSSTITLKPGTDVEAYIERVTPKFNRLNLAGIRLRLAPGQVRGLILNNSPVRNADVDIILQGNEDYTLEQAGRQVLAALEEQATLVRFRPDADARQPEIQIRPDWERVAALGLNTKDIGETIQTAIAGSIPTQLQRDNRLVDVRVKLNETSVQAPSQLQRLPLFVDNNRQVRLSDVATIVEAQAPGEVQRINQRQVFLIAGNLSEGASLSDALAQVNSVLNSLELPAGVTILPSSALESNQQLQNSLQLLGGLATFLVFVVMAVQYNSLIDPLVIMLTIPLALAGGIFGLYITKSAIGATVIVGAVLLVGIVVNNAIIMIELANQIREGDKVDRKTAILQAAPQRLRPVLMTTITTVLGMFPLALGIGEGAEFLQPLGIVVFSGLSLATLLTLFIIPCFYTLLHDFLAWGWVKPVLSRLGVWHKRFS; from the coding sequence ATGACAAACAGCTTTAGTCTCAGTGCGATCTCAATTCGCCAACACATCGGCACACTCATGCTCACTCTAGCCGTGTTGGTCTTGGGTATATTCTTTATCATAAGACTGCCAGTAGATTTACTCCCTTCAATTACCTATCCCAGAATTGGCGTGCGGATACAAGCGCCCGGAGTCTCGCCAGAAGTAGCAGTAGATGAAGTCACCAAGCCATTAGAAGAAGCCTTTGCTGCCACCGAAGGGGTACTACAGGTTTTTTCGCAAACCCGTGAAGGACAGGTAAGTTTGGATTTATACTTCCAACCTGGAGGCAATATTGACCAAGCCCTTAACGATGCTACAGCTGCCTTTAACAGAGCCAGAGGTAATTTACCAGACACCATTGAAACACCGCGCCTATTCAAAGTCGATCCTTCCCAGTTACCTGTTTACGAATTAGCATTAACTTCGCCCTCATTAACAGGCGTTGATTTGCGGGTTTTTGCTGAAGAAGAACTAGCCCGCGAACTAGGTGTAGTCCCCGGAGTCGCAGGGGTAGCGGTATCGGGAGGAGTGAAAGAAGAAGTCAGGGTGAATATTGATTTGGATCGCTTACAAGCTTTGGGTGTGGGTTTGACCGATGTTCTCGATGACCTGAGAGACCGCAACCAAGATATTTCGGGTGGTCGGATTTTGGGGCAGAATTCTGAGCCTTTAACCCGTACTGTGGGACGATTCCAAAATGCTGATGAAATCAGCAACCTGTCTTTTACGGTTCCCCGTCCCCAGTCCCTTGTCCCCAGTCCCCGTGTCTACTTGCGGGATTTTGCCCAAGTCATTGATGGTGCAGAAAAACAACGGGTGTATGTCTTGCTCAATGGGCAAGAAGCAGTTAAAGTCAGCATCCAAAAGCAGCCAGATGCGAATACAGTGACTGTAGTGGATGGTGTAAAAAAGCGTATACAAGAACTGAAAAAATCTGGTGTATTTCCTGATGGGACAGTTCTCACACCTACCTTGGATGAGTCGCGGTTTATTCGCAATTCCTTAGCTGATTTGACCAATGCTGCTATTTCAGGAGCATTATTAGCAGCAGCAGCAGTATTGTTGTTTCTCGGTTCGCTGCGACAAGCATTTATTATTTCTTTGGCCATTCCCTTATGTACCCTAGCGGCAATAATTTTGATGAAGCAGTTTAACTTGTCCTTAAATATTTTTAGTTTAGGCGGGTTAGCGCTGGGAATTGGACAAGCAATTGATACTTCAGTCGTGATTTTAGAGAACATGGCTGTGAGGGCGGGGATGAATTTTGGTAAAGATGCCCAAACTCAGTTAACACCAGAAAGGATGATAGCCACAGCGATTTCATCTTCCCAAGAGGTAGAATCGTCGCTAATTGCTTCCACTGCTGCCAATTTAATCTCTGTGTTGCCATTTTTGCTCATCGGTGGCTTTATTTCGCTGCTATTTAATGAGCTAATTTTGACCATTAGTTTTGCCGTTGCAGCTTCCTTATTGGTAGCACTTACCATCGTACCAATGCTAGCTTCCCGGCTATTTGCTATTAAATGGTCAAGTCGGATTAATCGGTTTTGGCTATTGCGCCAGTTTAATTCCAGTTTTGCGGCAGCGACACAGGGCTATGCTCGCAATTTAAGTTGGGTAGTAAGCCACAGGCTCATCGTCATTGCGATCGCCATTATCCTACTCGGCGGCGCAAGTTGGTGGATGGCACCCCAAATACCCCAAGAAATTTTGCCCCGAATTAACACCGGACAAGCTAACTTAATTGCCCAGTTTCCTCCCGGTACACCCCTAGAAACTAACCAAAAAGTTATGAAGGCGGTGGATGACATTCTCCGCAAGCAACCAGACACAGAATATATTTTTTCTACCGTTGGTGGTTCCTTATTTGGAACGAATACCAATGCAAATCCCCTCAGAAGTTCTAGCACCATTACCCTGAAACCGGGAACAGATGTGGAAGCTTATATTGAACGAGTCACGCCAAAATTTAACCGGCTCAATTTAGCAGGAATTCGGCTAAGGCTTGCTCCTGGTCAAGTGCGGGGTTTAATTCTCAATAATTCCCCTGTACGCAATGCTGATGTTGACATTATCCTGCAGGGAAATGAAGATTATACCTTAGAACAAGCAGGTCGTCAAGTATTAGCAGCCTTAGAAGAGCAAGCTACCCTAGTCAGATTCCGTCCCGATGCAGATGCTCGTCAACCGGAAATTCAGATTCGTCCAGACTGGGAGCGGGTTGCAGCTTTAGGGTTGAATACTAAAGATATTGGCGAAACCATTCAAACAGCGATCGCAGGTAGTATCCCAACCCAGCTACAACGTGATAACCGTTTGGTGGATGTCCGGGTAAAATTGAACGAAACATCAGTCCAAGCCCCATCCCAATTGCAAAGATTACCATTGTTTGTAGACAACAATCGCCAAGTCCGCTTAAGCGATGTCGCCACAATCGTCGAAGCCCAAGCACCGGGAGAAGTTCAGCGAATTAATCAGCGTCAGGTTTTTTTAATTGCTGGTAACTTAAGTGAGGGAGCCAGTCTCAGTGATGCCCTAGCACAAGTCAATAGCGTGCTAAATAGTCTAGAGCTACCCGCAGGTGTCACGATTCTCCCCAGTTCAGCACTGGAATCTAATCAACAATTGCAAAATTCACTGCAGCTTTTAGGAGGATTAGCTACCTTTTTAGTTTTTGTGGTCATGGCAGTACAATATAACTCCCTCATTGACCCATTGGTAATTATGTTGACAATTCCCTTAGCATTAGCTGGGGGTATTTTCGGTCTTTACATCACCAAAAGTGCCATTGGGGCAACAGTAATCGTTGGTGCTGTTTTATTAGTAGGTATTGTAGTTAACAATGCCATCATCATGATAGAACTGGCAAATCAAATTCGCGAAGGGGACAAAGTTGACCGCAAAACAGCGATTTTGCAAGCAGCACCACAACGCCTACGTCCAGTGTTAATGACTACAATTACCACAGTTTTAGGGATGTTTCCCCTAGCCTTGGGCATTGGCGAAGGCGCAGAATTTCTCCAACCATTGGGTATAGTAGTATTTTCAGGTTTGTCCTTAGCAACATTGCTGACACTATTTATCATCCCCTGTTTTTATACACTACTGCACGATTTTCTGGCTTGGGGTTGGGTGAAACCAGTGTTAAGCCGACTGGGTGTATGGCACAAAAGGTTTAGCTAA
- a CDS encoding glycosyltransferase family 2 protein, whose translation MKFSVVISTYNRLDLLRRAIDSVLNQTMKCEVVVVDDCSSDETETYVKSLGNSVVYHRHQVNKGHAATVNAGVETATGDWIKFLDDDDYLAPNCLEEMARAIALHSNAVICSCVAAQVDSHEVEISRTPQFGPGLAFYIPQADIHYGMLLELVPFGTPAQVACSRKTFLETGGWDSQLDANCDDIDSWIRIAQFGDAIFLNQCLAYRTIWAGAYNYKFSPTRRLNMNILMKEKIYALVNQKHRSHMPSLENIRLYVKLHWSIVALKQGRLKNFSAMVYPAMFSVVAWWILLSAILSRRINRRHAGIQKFVLIKGIGDWELGIAEEIGG comes from the coding sequence ATGAAGTTTAGTGTCGTTATTAGCACCTATAATCGGTTAGACTTGCTGCGACGAGCAATTGACTCAGTTCTCAACCAGACGATGAAGTGTGAGGTCGTGGTGGTTGATGACTGTTCCTCTGATGAAACTGAAACCTATGTCAAAAGTTTAGGTAACTCCGTGGTTTACCATCGTCATCAGGTTAACAAAGGTCATGCAGCTACCGTGAATGCTGGAGTTGAAACAGCTACTGGCGACTGGATTAAGTTTTTGGACGATGACGACTACCTAGCACCCAATTGTCTAGAAGAAATGGCCAGGGCGATCGCACTTCATTCTAACGCTGTTATTTGCTCTTGTGTTGCGGCGCAGGTGGATAGTCATGAAGTCGAAATCAGCCGTACCCCGCAATTTGGCCCTGGGTTAGCCTTTTATATTCCACAGGCAGATATTCACTACGGTATGCTCTTAGAGCTTGTACCCTTTGGTACTCCTGCTCAAGTAGCTTGTAGCCGTAAGACTTTCTTGGAAACTGGTGGTTGGGATTCCCAACTGGATGCTAATTGTGATGATATTGACTCTTGGATTCGGATTGCTCAATTTGGTGATGCTATTTTTCTCAATCAATGTCTTGCCTACCGCACAATTTGGGCTGGTGCTTATAATTATAAGTTTTCCCCGACTCGGCGGCTCAATATGAATATTTTGATGAAGGAGAAGATTTACGCCTTGGTGAATCAAAAGCACCGCTCTCACATGCCTAGCTTAGAAAATATCAGACTTTACGTAAAATTACACTGGTCTATAGTGGCACTGAAGCAAGGTAGGCTAAAGAATTTTTCGGCTATGGTATATCCAGCTATGTTTTCTGTGGTGGCTTGGTGGATACTGCTGAGTGCTATTTTGTCTCGCCGCATCAACCGTCGCCATGCTGGTATTCAAAAATTTGTGTTGATCAAAGGGATTGGGGATTGGGAATTGGGGATTGCGGAAGAAATAGGCGGTTAG
- a CDS encoding RNA-binding protein, which produces MSIYVGNLSYQVTQDALTEVFKEYGEVKRVQIPTDRETGRVRGFAFVEMGTDAEEQAAIQALDGAEWLGRDLKVNKAKPKEDRGDRGGSFGGGGGGRGGYGGGGGGGGRGNRY; this is translated from the coding sequence ATGTCTATATATGTAGGCAACCTTTCCTACCAAGTTACACAAGACGCTTTGACAGAAGTGTTTAAAGAGTATGGCGAAGTGAAACGTGTTCAAATACCTACAGACCGTGAAACAGGTCGCGTGCGCGGCTTTGCTTTCGTGGAAATGGGTACCGATGCTGAAGAACAAGCTGCTATTCAAGCCCTTGATGGTGCTGAATGGTTAGGCCGTGACTTGAAAGTGAACAAAGCCAAGCCCAAAGAAGACAGAGGCGATAGAGGCGGCTCCTTTGGTGGTGGTGGCGGTGGCCGTGGTGGCTATGGTGGTGGTGGTGGTGGCGGTGGCCGTGGTAACCGCTACTAA
- a CDS encoding transposase has translation MVDRWFPYSKTCSHCGTKKETLTLNERVFECGNCGLMIDRDLNAAINLSQAVS, from the coding sequence GTGGTTGACCGATGGTTCCCATACAGCAAAACCTGCTCTCATTGTGGAACCAAAAAAGAAACACTCACCTTGAATGAGCGAGTGTTTGAATGCGGTAACTGCGGCTTGATGATTGACCGAGATTTAAACGCAGCAATCAATTTGAGTCAAGCTGTCAGTTAG
- a CDS encoding efflux RND transporter periplasmic adaptor subunit, which yields MISDVKMLQKQVKLPDATVPSQVINIQLQQKDLGDGRKASTLSILLVASWLGLGLLTASCGSLPKESADAQSQRRGSGGGGDRATPVDVAIARSELLRQQPDYIGTTTAFRTVSLRSQAEGRLLSLNLDVGDTVTQGQNVGQLDDALLLTALKQAEAELAARKSEVAKATNQVSNARAEVEQRRLEVVQAQADSQRQQKLLKEGAIAAQAAEQAQTKVQTSIQVLRAATEQVRTEQQAVAAAQGRVLVQQAAVAQAKERRSYTRLTSPITGVITEKVTEPGNLLQAGNEVLKIADFSRVKVVVQVSELELANIQVGQSVQVRLDAFPQQTLIGRVTRISPVADATARLVPIEVVIPNIQAKIGSGLLGRVNFQTQSRPQVIIPQTAIQQTQGARGEKQSQTEKENQNGKVFVVTEAAGKTKVIARAVVLGKRADSRVEIITGLEPGERYVVRSGKPLKDGDAVRLSILSEKPQSKGNNK from the coding sequence ATGATTTCGGACGTAAAAATGCTGCAAAAACAGGTAAAATTGCCAGATGCCACAGTCCCAAGCCAGGTAATTAACATCCAGTTACAGCAAAAAGACTTAGGCGATGGGCGTAAAGCTTCAACCCTATCTATATTGTTAGTTGCGTCTTGGCTAGGGTTAGGACTACTGACAGCCAGTTGTGGATCACTACCGAAGGAATCAGCTGACGCGCAATCCCAACGGCGTGGTAGTGGGGGCGGTGGTGATCGTGCAACACCTGTAGATGTAGCGATCGCCCGTAGTGAGTTACTGCGCCAACAACCAGATTATATAGGTACGACCACAGCATTTCGCACCGTGTCACTGCGATCGCAAGCTGAAGGGCGACTATTGAGCTTGAATCTAGATGTGGGAGATACCGTTACACAAGGGCAAAACGTCGGACAGTTAGATGATGCCCTGTTATTAACCGCATTAAAGCAAGCAGAAGCCGAACTAGCAGCCCGCAAATCTGAAGTAGCAAAGGCGACAAATCAAGTTAGTAATGCCCGCGCTGAGGTAGAACAAAGACGGCTAGAAGTTGTCCAAGCCCAAGCAGACTCACAACGCCAGCAGAAACTACTCAAAGAGGGAGCGATCGCCGCACAAGCCGCCGAACAAGCACAGACTAAAGTCCAAACATCAATCCAAGTGCTGCGAGCGGCTACAGAGCAAGTGCGTACAGAACAGCAAGCTGTCGCCGCCGCCCAAGGAAGAGTATTAGTCCAACAAGCAGCGGTAGCCCAAGCTAAAGAACGCCGTTCTTACACTCGGCTAACATCGCCGATTACAGGCGTGATTACAGAAAAGGTAACAGAACCGGGCAATCTTTTGCAAGCAGGTAATGAAGTCTTAAAAATTGCCGACTTCAGCCGTGTCAAAGTTGTCGTCCAAGTTTCCGAATTAGAACTAGCAAACATTCAAGTGGGACAGTCTGTACAAGTACGCTTAGATGCCTTCCCCCAACAAACATTAATTGGGAGAGTGACGCGCATTTCCCCAGTAGCTGATGCAACCGCCCGTCTAGTGCCGATAGAGGTAGTAATTCCCAACATTCAAGCCAAAATTGGCAGCGGACTGCTAGGGCGTGTCAATTTTCAAACCCAGTCACGACCACAAGTCATCATACCGCAAACAGCTATTCAGCAAACACAAGGGGCTAGAGGCGAGAAGCAATCCCAGACAGAAAAAGAAAATCAGAATGGCAAAGTATTTGTAGTCACAGAAGCAGCAGGTAAAACCAAAGTGATAGCCCGTGCTGTTGTCCTAGGCAAAAGAGCCGATAGCCGAGTAGAAATTATCACCGGCTTGGAACCAGGAGAGCGCTATGTAGTCCGCAGCGGTAAGCCGTTAAAAGATGGAGACGCCGTGCGCCTGTCGATTCTTTCCGAGAAACCACAGTCGAAAGGCAATAACAAATGA
- a CDS encoding phycobiliprotein lyase codes for MISPQHVALTTDEAQITEFFLSSVGQWRSQRRYYTLLEGDTKEIVSIITIRFLGQGAEELQKLALMHDLPDSVSLICGAEVIWESTNSLTQRHESKGSTLFGVLGNILYRDRGFATPRPVTAEYYFPKAQTLCLRSEYNGSVFEEELKLIGSQYRTRQTIISRAGQQLMIGQYLEKRMDGEAIKHNFL; via the coding sequence GTGATATCACCGCAACATGTTGCACTAACCACCGACGAAGCCCAGATAACAGAATTTTTCCTTTCATCAGTGGGTCAATGGCGATCGCAACGGCGTTATTACACCCTCCTTGAGGGAGACACCAAAGAAATAGTCAGTATCATCACCATCCGCTTTTTAGGACAGGGCGCTGAGGAATTGCAGAAACTGGCTTTGATGCACGATTTGCCAGATTCAGTTAGCTTAATCTGTGGTGCAGAAGTCATCTGGGAAAGCACGAATTCACTCACCCAAAGGCACGAGTCCAAAGGTTCAACGCTATTTGGTGTTCTGGGAAACATTTTGTATCGCGATCGCGGTTTTGCCACACCAAGGCCAGTCACCGCCGAATATTATTTTCCCAAAGCCCAAACACTGTGTTTACGAAGTGAGTATAATGGTTCTGTGTTTGAAGAAGAGTTAAAGCTGATCGGCAGTCAATACCGCACCAGACAGACAATCATCTCCCGCGCTGGTCAGCAGTTGATGATTGGTCAGTATTTAGAAAAACGTATGGATGGGGAAGCAATTAAACATAATTTCTTATAA